One Bdellovibrio bacteriovorus genomic window, GGTCCGGGGTGAAAATCAACGCGGAAGCCGGCCTATTCGCCTGTCATATCGATAATTTCGATCTGTTCAGCTTGGGCTGCCTCAGTCTCGACCGGATCAGCCATATTTAAAGCTGATTCAGGGGCGGCGGCAACGACCTTAGTCCCTGCTGAGACCGTCTGTACCGGCATGGTTTCAGAGGATTCCGCAGTTTTTGAAGGTAATTCTTTGGCGATACCTTTCACGGGTTTTGCTGCTTTCATGGGCTTACTGGCTTGAACGGGTGCGGCATTTTTAGCTGATTTCTTGTTGGCAGCAGAACCGCCGCCGATGCGCTTTAACTCTTGGTCATATTTCGTTTTTAGGTCGGCCAATTCTTTTTGATAAGCTTTGCGAACTTCATCAACTTGGGTGGCGCGAGCTTGGGTGATGCATGTCGAGTAGGTCTGCATCGCGATTTCTTTGGCCTGACCTCGGCACATGATTTCTGAAGAAGCATTTTGTGAAAATGCGTTAGCCGAAAAAAGAACTGTCGCGAAAAAAGAAAACACGGTTTTCATAAACACCCCATTACGCCTGTTCAGCATTCCAAGATCCGTGCCGCGCGGAGCGGGGAAAGAGTTCGCTTTGAGATCGCTCACCCTTTCTATTTTACAGACCTGTACCGACAATTGACGGTTTTATCGCGAAAGTGCCGCGATGTTGGTGCGGATCCAGTCAAGGTAAAGCGGAACTAAAGTGTCATAACCTTTAGCTTGGGACGAAGACCACCAGTTCGGGCGAGTGTCGACGCAGTCGCCATTAGTGGTTGTGGAGTGCACGCCCACCACGATCAGACCACTAGAACTTGAACGAATGTAAGAAGGGCCGCCAGAATCTCCCGAACACACCGAGTCCCCTTTAGATAAAAGCATCATAGGTAAAGCCCAAGAAGTTCTTTCAACAACGCTGGCTTTTGATTTGGTCCACAGTAAGGGTTTGGCTTCAGTTAAGCTCATCAAAGCGGCGACAAAGTCCAACATTTCAGCTTCCGTCTTTGGTGGATGGGCCTTTGATTTTTCAATCAAGGCTTTTCCTTCCGGGGACTCTTTGATCTCTTCGGCCGTCATTTGATGACCGTTAACACCATAACCGGCAACCAACACTTCTTGATTTTTTTGGGGACGCCAGTTTTTTGAAGGTAATTGCGCGGGGATAGCGCCCGTCACGGGATTGGCAATTTTAACCAGCGCTATATCATTTTGAACAAGCTCGCCAAAGCCCTCCACGGTATGTTCACTGAAGCCTTCATGGATGACCACTTTAACGACGGGAACCTGCACCTTCATGCCTTTTGCGTTGGTGTAAGCGATCTTATAGGTGATGTTTTTTTTATGACCGAAGCAGTGACCCGCCGTCAATAAAACGGTCGGACTAATAAGTGTGGCCGTACAAGATGGCAGTTTCAAAGTTGGTATCTGGGCGTCAGTAAGGACCAATTGAAACGTCGCTCGTTCAATCAGATCGTTTTTAAGAACCGGGTTCCCCTTATAAATAGCCAATGCATTTAAAGACGAAAACGCCACCGAAAGGCCTAAAGCCAACGCCATTTTTTTCATAAAGATCCTCACTTGCCAGGGCTTCTAAGCAAGTGCAGGACCGTCGGAAATAAGGATGGATTGTGCCTAAAATGCCTAATAGAAAGGCTTCTTTACCTT contains:
- a CDS encoding trypsin-like serine protease, which gives rise to MKKMALALGLSVAFSSLNALAIYKGNPVLKNDLIERATFQLVLTDAQIPTLKLPSCTATLISPTVLLTAGHCFGHKKNITYKIAYTNAKGMKVQVPVVKVVIHEGFSEHTVEGFGELVQNDIALVKIANPVTGAIPAQLPSKNWRPQKNQEVLVAGYGVNGHQMTAEEIKESPEGKALIEKSKAHPPKTEAEMLDFVAALMSLTEAKPLLWTKSKASVVERTSWALPMMLLSKGDSVCSGDSGGPSYIRSSSSGLIVVGVHSTTTNGDCVDTRPNWWSSSQAKGYDTLVPLYLDWIRTNIAALSR